In Cyanobium sp. Tous-M-B4, a single genomic region encodes these proteins:
- a CDS encoding metal ABC transporter ATP-binding protein, with protein MSLEVSELRVRRGGDLALDGVAFALEPGTLTALVGPNGAGKSTLLQAIEGQLPIESGSIRLDGVPLTLALARQQLALMPQRGEIAWHFPISVRELVALGRMAAKRPGCCDVEAALQRVGLAGLAGRRLDQLSGGQQQRALLARTLVQPARLLLLDEPCAAIDPPSRTQLLKVMGQLRDAGLTLLVSSHDWGRDLDAYDRVLVLDHSLLADGSPQQVRQALGDLRVGNHCCG; from the coding sequence GTGTCGCTTGAGGTGAGTGAGCTGCGGGTGCGCCGCGGCGGCGACCTTGCTCTCGACGGCGTGGCTTTTGCGCTCGAGCCCGGCACGCTCACCGCCCTGGTGGGCCCCAACGGCGCCGGCAAAAGCACCCTGCTGCAGGCCATTGAGGGTCAGCTGCCGATCGAGAGCGGTTCGATCCGGCTCGATGGGGTGCCCCTTACCTTGGCCCTGGCGCGACAGCAGTTGGCCCTGATGCCCCAGCGGGGGGAGATCGCCTGGCACTTTCCTATCAGTGTGCGGGAGTTGGTGGCCTTGGGGCGGATGGCCGCCAAGCGTCCTGGCTGCTGTGATGTGGAAGCAGCCCTGCAGCGGGTCGGCCTGGCCGGGTTGGCGGGCCGGCGCCTGGATCAGTTGTCCGGTGGCCAGCAGCAGCGAGCCCTGCTGGCCCGCACCTTGGTGCAGCCAGCCAGGCTGCTGCTGCTGGATGAGCCCTGCGCTGCCATCGACCCCCCTTCACGCACCCAGCTGCTCAAGGTGATGGGCCAGCTGCGCGATGCCGGTCTCACCCTGCTGGTGAGCAGCCACGACTGGGGCCGCGACCTCGACGCCTACGACCGGGTGCTGGTGCTCGATCACTCGTTGCTCGCCGACGGCAGCCCCCAGCAGGTGCGCCAAGCCCTCGGCGACCTGCGGGTAGGCAATCACTGCTGCGGTTAA
- a CDS encoding metal ABC transporter substrate-binding protein: MPHIPSPAAASPAAASLALALAAAVGLQACRTPPPADVIAADGVLCDLTQRLAASDLRVSCLLQPGDDPHQFRLTPQQSRELSQAQLVLINGFGLTPALAELTKPGTSRTKTVAVAELAVPNSPVLEAAPPKTADSHQHHDEDGQHHDQDEHAHGDRDPHVWHDPNQAAALVLLVAQQLQQLKPAAQAPIAARAQAMTATLQQLDAWNRRQLATIPTASPLATGHRAFASLARAYGLQELAVVDASSSSDNLRPQAFQAVLEQLRREQVPMLFAEQLPAGKALQRVSSLSGVPIAAAPLVADGLAAEPDGNGNLVATLAANTCLIVNGLGGRCDPSGQQALSQRWQAIR, translated from the coding sequence ATGCCTCATATCCCCTCTCCCGCTGCTGCCTCTCCCGCTGCTGCCTCTCTCGCTCTGGCATTGGCAGCAGCCGTAGGACTGCAGGCTTGCCGCACTCCCCCACCGGCCGACGTGATCGCTGCCGACGGAGTCCTTTGCGACCTGACACAACGCCTGGCCGCCAGCGACCTACGGGTGAGCTGCCTTTTGCAGCCGGGCGACGACCCCCATCAATTCCGGCTAACACCCCAGCAGAGCCGGGAGCTCAGCCAGGCCCAGCTGGTACTGATCAACGGCTTCGGCCTCACCCCAGCCCTGGCCGAACTGACCAAGCCGGGAACAAGCCGGACCAAAACCGTAGCCGTAGCAGAGCTAGCCGTACCCAACAGCCCCGTCCTAGAGGCTGCGCCGCCCAAGACCGCCGATTCTCACCAGCACCACGATGAGGATGGCCAGCACCACGATCAAGATGAGCATGCCCATGGCGACAGGGATCCCCACGTGTGGCACGACCCAAACCAGGCGGCCGCCCTGGTGCTGCTGGTGGCCCAGCAACTTCAGCAGCTAAAGCCTGCCGCCCAAGCCCCCATTGCCGCCCGGGCCCAGGCGATGACGGCGACCCTGCAGCAGCTGGACGCCTGGAACCGCCGGCAACTTGCCACCATTCCCACCGCCAGCCCCCTGGCCACCGGACACCGGGCCTTTGCCAGCCTGGCCCGGGCCTACGGACTGCAGGAACTGGCGGTGGTGGATGCCAGCAGCAGCAGCGACAACCTGCGCCCCCAGGCCTTCCAGGCCGTGCTGGAGCAATTGCGGCGCGAGCAGGTGCCGATGCTGTTCGCTGAACAGCTGCCTGCAGGCAAAGCGCTGCAGCGGGTCAGCAGCCTCAGCGGTGTACCCATCGCCGCCGCACCACTGGTGGCCGATGGTCTGGCAGCGGAACCCGATGGGAACGGCAACCTGGTAGCCACCCTCGCCGCCAACACCTGCCTGATCGTCAACGGCCTAGGCGGCCGCTGCGACCCATCCGGCCAGCAGGCCCTGAGCCAGCGCTGGCAGGCCATCCGCTGA
- a CDS encoding carbohydrate porin, producing the protein MGVPDATPFITTQIETNQIEENGVNTNALGISGFWQPAKRGWLPSISAGYGVNGSSGSDLPTSQSWMVGLQWSDVLAEGNSFGMGVGQPAFATATRNGATSESGVWAWEWCYQWQVTDAISVTPAIFVLNNPGGNGGGANQFGALIKTSFQF; encoded by the coding sequence GTGGGTGTGCCCGATGCCACCCCCTTCATCACCACCCAGATCGAGACCAATCAGATCGAGGAGAACGGCGTCAACACCAATGCCTTAGGCATCAGCGGCTTCTGGCAGCCGGCCAAGAGAGGCTGGCTGCCCTCGATCAGCGCTGGTTACGGCGTCAACGGCAGCTCCGGCTCAGACCTGCCCACCAGCCAGTCGTGGATGGTGGGCCTGCAATGGAGCGATGTGCTGGCTGAGGGCAACAGCTTTGGCATGGGAGTGGGCCAACCCGCATTTGCAACCGCCACCCGCAATGGGGCTACCAGCGAATCCGGCGTGTGGGCTTGGGAGTGGTGTTACCAGTGGCAGGTCACCGACGCCATCTCCGTGACTCCGGCGATCTTCGTGCTCAACAATCCTGGGGGTAATGGGGGTGGTGCCAACCAATTCGGTGCCCTGATCAAAACCAGCTTCCAGTTTTGA
- a CDS encoding GTP-binding protein, with amino-acid sequence MRHSMTASATPTGLPVTILTGFLGAGKTTLLNHILSNQQGVKTAVLVNEFGEIGIDNDLIVATGEDMVELSNGCICCSINGELLEAVYRILERPDPVDYLVVETTGLADPLPVAMTFLGSDLRDATRLDSIITLVDAENFSDELLEGEVARAQIVYSDMLLLNKCDLVAEERMAALEAQLREIKTDARILRSVKGEVPLPLLLSVGLFESDKIVAQQQLSAEPDHSSCDHDHGHCEHDHHDHDHHKHEHHDHDHHKHDHADHPDHAAIEGFTSLSFESEGPFALRKFQNFLDNQLPAEVFRAKGILWFNESERRHVFHLAGKRFSIDDSDWPEGSGRKNQIVLIGKNLDHAQLRKQLQVCVAKDSGKGFA; translated from the coding sequence ATGCGCCATTCCATGACCGCCAGTGCCACCCCCACGGGCCTGCCCGTGACAATCCTCACCGGCTTTCTGGGGGCGGGTAAGACCACCCTGCTCAACCACATTCTCAGCAATCAGCAGGGGGTCAAAACCGCCGTGCTGGTCAACGAATTCGGTGAAATCGGCATCGACAACGACCTGATTGTTGCCACCGGCGAAGACATGGTGGAGCTGAGCAACGGCTGCATCTGCTGCTCCATCAACGGTGAACTGCTCGAAGCGGTGTACCGCATCCTGGAGCGCCCCGATCCGGTGGACTATCTGGTGGTGGAGACCACCGGCCTGGCCGATCCCCTGCCGGTGGCCATGACCTTCCTCGGCAGCGACCTGCGAGATGCCACCAGGCTCGATTCGATCATCACCCTGGTTGACGCGGAGAACTTCAGCGACGAGCTGCTGGAGGGTGAGGTGGCCCGGGCCCAGATCGTTTACAGCGACATGCTGTTGCTAAACAAATGCGACTTGGTAGCTGAGGAGCGGATGGCGGCTCTGGAGGCCCAGTTGCGCGAGATCAAGACCGATGCCCGCATCCTGCGCTCGGTGAAGGGCGAAGTGCCCCTGCCCCTACTACTCAGCGTGGGGCTGTTCGAAAGCGACAAAATCGTTGCCCAGCAGCAGCTCAGCGCCGAGCCAGACCACAGCTCCTGCGACCACGATCACGGCCACTGCGAACACGATCACCACGACCACGACCATCACAAGCACGAGCACCACGACCACGATCATCACAAGCACGATCACGCCGATCACCCCGACCACGCCGCCATCGAGGGATTCACCTCGTTGTCGTTTGAATCAGAGGGGCCTTTCGCCCTGCGCAAATTTCAGAACTTTCTCGACAACCAGCTGCCAGCCGAGGTGTTTCGCGCCAAGGGGATCCTCTGGTTCAACGAAAGTGAGCGCCGCCATGTGTTCCACCTGGCTGGCAAGCGCTTCTCGATCGACGATTCCGACTGGCCAGAGGGCTCAGGGCGCAAGAACCAGATCGTGCTGATCGGTAAAAATCTCGACCACGCCCAGTTGCGCAAGCAACTGCAGGTGTGCGTTGCCAAAGATTCCGGCAAGGGCTTCGCTTGA
- a CDS encoding HupE/UreJ family protein: MMSTTVRQLAPAAAAGLALSLLSTLPAGAHGLASAGLAAGASHPLLGLDHLLLLLGVGSAAALAGPSLLLVALAAAIAGSLYGALGGNLPGAEVLAALMVSGLGLAMAARQGQLLAVVLAGGVAIHAMLHGQEATGSSADLLGWWLGASLCSAAVVGASFAVIRQLAPSWGRRLAVALSIAGALLALAPLA; encoded by the coding sequence ATGATGTCCACCACCGTGCGCCAACTGGCCCCGGCCGCAGCCGCTGGCTTGGCCCTCAGCCTGTTGTCGACCCTGCCAGCAGGTGCCCATGGCCTGGCAAGCGCGGGCTTGGCCGCAGGAGCAAGCCACCCGCTGCTTGGGCTAGACCACTTGCTGTTGCTGCTGGGCGTTGGCAGCGCTGCCGCCCTGGCCGGTCCATCGTTACTGCTCGTGGCCCTAGCCGCTGCGATTGCTGGAAGCTTGTATGGGGCCCTAGGGGGCAACCTGCCAGGCGCCGAGGTGTTAGCAGCCTTGATGGTGTCTGGTCTTGGCCTAGCGATGGCTGCACGCCAGGGCCAGCTGCTAGCCGTAGTGCTGGCAGGAGGAGTGGCTATTCACGCCATGCTGCATGGCCAGGAAGCAACAGGCAGCAGCGCAGATCTGCTGGGCTGGTGGCTAGGGGCGAGCCTCTGCTCAGCGGCCGTGGTGGGGGCAAGTTTCGCCGTGATCCGCCAGCTTGCCCCCAGCTGGGGACGGCGCTTGGCAGTTGCCCTCAGCATCGCTGGAGCGCTGCTAGCGCTTGCCCCGTTGGCGTGA
- a CDS encoding iron uptake porin, with amino-acid sequence MNQFHRLLLAPAIFGALLPSLAAQDSAVANEIPLLNSREAINDYMEQQEIDELKAWRSLNQVTSVNQFSDVRPTDWAYQALSNLVEKYGCVAGYPNGTYKGGQAMTRYEAAALLNACLDRVTEVTDELQRLMDEFKKELAVLKGRVDGLEAKVGSLEAQQFSTTTKLKGEVNFILGGVPDYNSDTSGRQDRTTFNYDLRLNLDTSFTGKDLLKTRLRSGNFTAFSPFNAGDSLFKLDKASSTNAGASGAGGLDTVSIDRLYYQFPVGKQFTLTAGALVRNTEILAFIPSAYRSQLLDFFAVAGTPGAYNKVTGQGFGAVWKQQVAKGQGFWNASLNYIAQDGEISNEGIFDSDGSLNTTAQIGYKAPNWGAAIAYRNGTTGTRTINANGTANSNLSSGQSSNSFSLAGYWQPLDSGIIPSISAGYGFTDISGGVAGAADSQSWYVGLQWDDAFVKGNIAGVAIGQNPSAGTGIDDPLSLELFYKFQVTDNISITPGLFYITNSSNQVNEKDLWGGVIQTQFRF; translated from the coding sequence ATGAATCAGTTCCATCGCCTATTGCTGGCCCCAGCCATTTTTGGCGCACTATTACCAAGCTTGGCCGCCCAAGACTCCGCCGTTGCCAATGAAATCCCGTTGCTGAATAGCCGGGAGGCAATCAACGACTACATGGAGCAACAAGAAATTGACGAGCTCAAGGCTTGGCGCTCCCTCAACCAGGTCACCAGCGTCAACCAATTTTCTGACGTAAGGCCCACCGACTGGGCTTATCAAGCACTTTCCAATCTGGTGGAAAAGTACGGCTGCGTGGCCGGCTATCCCAACGGCACCTACAAGGGTGGACAGGCCATGACCCGCTACGAGGCGGCGGCCCTTTTGAATGCATGCCTCGACCGTGTCACCGAAGTGACCGACGAGCTGCAAAGGTTGATGGATGAATTCAAGAAGGAGCTAGCTGTGCTGAAGGGCCGCGTCGACGGACTTGAAGCAAAGGTGGGCAGCCTGGAAGCCCAGCAGTTTTCTACCACCACCAAGCTCAAAGGCGAGGTGAACTTCATCCTGGGTGGCGTACCCGACTACAACTCAGATACCAGTGGCCGGCAAGATCGCACCACCTTCAATTACGACCTGCGCCTGAATCTGGATACCAGCTTCACCGGCAAGGACCTGCTCAAAACCCGCCTGCGCTCGGGTAATTTCACGGCCTTCAGTCCCTTCAATGCTGGAGACAGCCTGTTCAAGTTGGATAAAGCCTCCAGCACTAATGCGGGAGCATCAGGCGCTGGTGGCCTCGATACGGTGTCAATCGATCGCCTCTATTACCAGTTCCCGGTGGGCAAGCAATTCACGCTTACCGCCGGTGCCCTGGTGCGCAACACTGAAATTCTCGCCTTTATTCCCAGTGCCTACCGATCCCAGCTGCTCGACTTCTTCGCCGTGGCGGGGACCCCTGGTGCATACAACAAAGTAACCGGCCAGGGATTTGGCGCTGTTTGGAAGCAACAGGTAGCAAAAGGGCAGGGCTTCTGGAACGCCTCGCTCAACTACATCGCCCAGGATGGTGAGATTTCCAACGAGGGCATCTTCGACAGCGATGGCAGCCTCAACACCACGGCCCAGATCGGCTACAAAGCCCCCAACTGGGGAGCCGCCATCGCCTACCGCAACGGCACCACCGGCACCCGCACCATCAATGCCAACGGCACAGCAAACAGCAACCTGAGCTCTGGCCAGAGCTCCAACAGCTTCTCCTTAGCTGGCTACTGGCAACCCCTTGACAGCGGCATTATCCCCTCGATCAGCGCTGGTTATGGCTTCACTGACATATCAGGGGGCGTAGCTGGAGCCGCCGATTCCCAGTCCTGGTACGTCGGCTTGCAGTGGGATGACGCCTTCGTTAAGGGCAACATCGCCGGTGTGGCAATTGGGCAGAACCCCAGCGCTGGAACAGGCATAGATGATCCTCTCTCTCTTGAGCTCTTCTACAAGTTCCAGGTAACTGACAACATCTCAATCACTCCAGGGCTGTTCTACATCACCAACAGTTCTAACCAGGTGAATGAAAAAGATCTCTGGGGTGGAGTGATTCAAACCCAGTTCCGCTTCTGA
- a CDS encoding extracellular solute-binding protein, giving the protein MTLPPSTSCQRSRPWGLHLGFCALAATTLASAIGVAGMAQNRPQEVNVYSGRHYNTDKQLYSEFTKRTGIKVNLLEGKDDELIQRLKSEGNNSKADLLVLVDAARIYRAQEANLFRSIRSAELNNDVPANLRDPKGHWFALTRRARPVMVNPAIVKPGLIRSYADLSRPELKGKLCLRNRASVYNQSLTADELVRRGKPATQQWLQGMLANTKRPFFTSDTPMLRAVGQGQCGAAVANQYYLARMLQDKNSTERSTASKLKVVWPNPTHINISAGGVTRSSRNPEGAQRLLEFLVSPQSGEGYAAANNEYPLKGWGNNPTLKAFGTFKASTVSMEQLGRRNREAVQLMTQAGWE; this is encoded by the coding sequence ATGACTCTCCCACCCAGCACAAGCTGCCAACGTTCCCGCCCCTGGGGCCTACATCTTGGCTTTTGTGCCCTAGCCGCTACCACCCTGGCCAGCGCCATCGGCGTGGCCGGCATGGCCCAGAACCGGCCCCAGGAAGTGAATGTCTATTCCGGAAGGCACTACAACACCGATAAACAGCTCTATAGCGAGTTCACCAAACGCACCGGCATCAAGGTGAACCTGCTGGAGGGTAAAGATGACGAGCTGATCCAGCGCCTCAAGAGCGAGGGCAACAACAGCAAAGCCGATCTGCTGGTACTGGTGGATGCGGCCCGGATTTATCGAGCCCAGGAGGCCAATCTGTTTAGGTCGATTCGCTCCGCTGAACTCAACAATGACGTGCCTGCCAACCTGCGGGACCCCAAGGGTCATTGGTTTGCCTTGACCCGCCGGGCCCGGCCCGTAATGGTCAACCCAGCAATCGTGAAGCCCGGCCTGATCCGCAGCTACGCCGACCTCAGCCGTCCGGAGCTCAAAGGCAAGCTCTGCCTACGCAACCGCGCCAGCGTCTACAACCAATCGCTCACGGCCGATGAGCTGGTGCGGCGCGGCAAACCTGCCACCCAGCAATGGCTGCAGGGGATGCTCGCCAACACCAAAAGGCCCTTCTTTACCTCCGACACCCCCATGCTGCGAGCCGTGGGACAGGGACAGTGCGGCGCTGCTGTGGCCAATCAGTACTACCTAGCACGCATGCTGCAAGACAAGAACAGCACTGAGCGCAGCACCGCTTCGAAGCTGAAAGTTGTGTGGCCCAACCCCACCCACATCAATATTTCGGCCGGTGGCGTCACCCGCAGCTCCCGCAACCCCGAGGGTGCGCAACGTCTGCTGGAGTTCCTGGTTTCGCCCCAATCAGGAGAGGGCTACGCCGCCGCCAACAACGAATACCCCCTCAAGGGCTGGGGCAACAACCCAACCCTGAAGGCATTTGGCACTTTTAAGGCCTCAACGGTCTCCATGGAGCAGCTGGGCCGCCGCAACCGCGAAGCGGTGCAACTGATGACGCAGGCTGGCTGGGAGTAA
- a CDS encoding iron ABC transporter permease, translated as MILASGLALLPLLSLLKDVLINRGETKLVLGFDGLRQVRGTLLLVAGEGLLGAVVGTAIGWLTAVCRFPGRRWLRIAQLVPMAFPAYLLAASLIDWGSYRGLRIHGLGWAIVLLTLANYSYVFLLSTESFSVSGRRLLEASRSLGVGPWRSFFRVALPIALPSIGAGIALSAMEVVNDLGAVRLLGVPSLSAGILDRWQVDGDPQGAALLSLVALAIVAVLIASERQLRQRSRRWNLEGGTGSAHVWHLAGWRAALAQLFCVLPPLIAVAIPALWIQQGWQGLQSESFAELGQLASRSLGLALIATAVTCLGSLLLAICRRWSPQPLVQQLSFIAGLGYAIPGSVLALGLIVLGGPLGFSPVLLLLWGYGDRFIAVSKQGLDAALERIPPSIDETATSLGCDWLAVLRRIHLPLLRGPLLVGSLLVFVDVVKELPITLALRPFDFDTLAVRVFQYASDERVGAAMAPAVMIMAFGLLAAFALVPTLEQRD; from the coding sequence GTGATTTTGGCCAGTGGGCTCGCCCTATTGCCCCTGCTCAGCCTGTTGAAAGACGTGTTGATCAACAGGGGCGAAACCAAGCTGGTGCTGGGATTTGACGGGCTCAGACAGGTGCGGGGCACCTTGCTGCTGGTTGCAGGGGAGGGGCTCTTAGGCGCCGTTGTGGGAACTGCCATCGGCTGGCTCACCGCGGTTTGCCGCTTCCCAGGCCGCCGCTGGCTGCGCATCGCCCAACTGGTGCCAATGGCCTTCCCTGCCTACCTCCTGGCCGCCAGCCTGATCGACTGGGGCAGCTACCGGGGCCTGCGCATCCATGGCCTGGGCTGGGCCATCGTGCTGCTCACCCTGGCTAACTACAGCTATGTATTTCTGCTGAGCACCGAGAGCTTCTCTGTTAGTGGCAGGCGGCTATTGGAAGCCAGCCGCAGCCTTGGCGTGGGCCCTTGGAGAAGTTTTTTTCGCGTCGCCCTGCCAATTGCCCTGCCCTCGATCGGCGCCGGCATTGCCCTAAGTGCCATGGAGGTCGTGAACGATCTCGGCGCGGTGCGACTGCTTGGCGTGCCCAGCCTCTCTGCTGGCATCCTCGATCGCTGGCAGGTGGATGGCGATCCCCAGGGTGCGGCGCTGCTATCTCTGGTGGCTCTGGCAATCGTGGCGGTGTTGATCGCCAGCGAACGTCAGTTGCGCCAACGCAGTCGGCGCTGGAACCTGGAAGGCGGAACGGGCAGCGCCCACGTTTGGCATCTGGCGGGCTGGCGCGCAGCCCTGGCCCAGTTGTTCTGTGTGCTGCCACCCCTTATTGCTGTGGCCATTCCAGCCCTATGGATTCAACAGGGCTGGCAAGGGCTGCAGAGCGAATCGTTCGCAGAACTGGGCCAGCTGGCAAGCCGCAGCCTCGGTTTGGCCTTGATTGCCACTGCGGTGACCTGCCTGGGTTCGCTGCTGCTGGCCATCTGCCGGCGCTGGAGCCCCCAACCGCTCGTCCAACAGCTCAGCTTCATCGCCGGCTTGGGATACGCCATTCCCGGCAGTGTGCTGGCCCTCGGGCTGATCGTGCTGGGCGGCCCCCTCGGCTTCAGCCCAGTGCTGCTATTGCTCTGGGGCTACGGCGACCGCTTCATCGCTGTCTCAAAACAGGGGCTTGATGCTGCGCTTGAGCGCATACCCCCCAGCATCGACGAAACGGCGACCAGCCTGGGCTGCGACTGGCTGGCTGTGTTGCGGCGGATTCACCTGCCCCTACTGCGAGGGCCTCTGCTGGTGGGATCACTGCTGGTGTTTGTAGATGTGGTGAAAGAACTGCCAATCACCCTGGCCCTGCGGCCCTTCGATTTCGACACCCTGGCGGTGCGTGTATTCCAATACGCCAGTGACGAACGGGTGGGTGCCGCAATGGCACCAGCCGTCATGATCATGGCGTTTGGCTTGCTAGCTGCATTTGCCCTAGTGCCCACCCTGGAGCAGCGCGACTAA
- a CDS encoding Crp/Fnr family transcriptional regulator: MSFRFLPADSLAAVRMPVGQTVLLNPALLPAGSCIEVLDGVARVYCPCEEIEGMTLAFLQAGDQLCTERLCSEGVCVEALTPLSFRSDATLRQGDGFDAVNEWTLQLLRIRHLGSADQRLHALFGLLVRRLGRRCGSWCDLPFRLTHERIGELIGTTRVTTTRLISRIRQAQLLEAPVGEAGMRLAPELIDSAPLAAA; the protein is encoded by the coding sequence ATGAGTTTTCGCTTCCTGCCCGCCGATTCCCTTGCCGCCGTGCGTATGCCGGTTGGGCAAACCGTGCTGCTAAACCCCGCCCTGCTCCCAGCTGGTAGCTGCATTGAGGTGCTGGACGGGGTGGCTCGCGTTTATTGCCCCTGCGAGGAAATCGAGGGGATGACCTTGGCTTTCCTGCAAGCGGGGGATCAGCTATGCACCGAGCGCCTCTGCAGTGAGGGTGTCTGCGTGGAGGCGCTCACGCCTTTGAGTTTCCGCAGTGACGCCACGCTCCGGCAGGGTGATGGCTTTGATGCCGTCAATGAATGGACCTTGCAGCTACTGCGCATCCGTCACTTAGGTAGCGCTGACCAGCGGCTACATGCATTGTTTGGTCTGCTGGTGCGCCGACTCGGTCGTCGCTGCGGTAGCTGGTGTGATCTGCCGTTTCGTCTCACCCATGAACGGATCGGTGAATTGATCGGCACCACCAGGGTTACCACCACGCGGCTGATTTCACGGATTCGCCAGGCCCAGCTGCTCGAGGCCCCCGTCGGCGAGGCCGGCATGCGCCTAGCGCCGGAACTAATTGATTCCGCCCCTTTGGCTGCCGCCTGA
- the mscL gene encoding large conductance mechanosensitive channel protein MscL yields the protein MKRRTTFLSDFKAFVGKGNVVDLAVAVVIGGAFGKVVDAVVSLVMTSLLAPTLKAANVSAISALPAGAVLVALINFIVIAFVVFLIVRGLEAMKRGERPISAPDPQVQLAAAATRLAEALERRQL from the coding sequence ATGAAACGTCGCACCACTTTTCTTTCAGACTTCAAGGCATTTGTCGGCAAAGGTAATGTTGTCGATCTCGCTGTTGCAGTGGTTATCGGCGGAGCTTTTGGCAAAGTAGTGGATGCGGTAGTCAGCCTAGTGATGACCTCACTGCTTGCTCCTACGCTGAAAGCTGCCAATGTGTCGGCTATCAGCGCTTTGCCAGCAGGAGCTGTGCTCGTGGCGCTGATCAATTTCATCGTGATCGCCTTCGTGGTGTTCCTGATCGTGCGCGGCCTTGAAGCCATGAAGCGTGGCGAACGACCGATCTCAGCTCCCGATCCCCAGGTTCAACTTGCTGCTGCCGCTACCCGCCTGGCAGAAGCTTTAGAACGTCGCCAGCTCTGA
- a CDS encoding formylglycine-generating enzyme family protein, producing the protein MSAGTARSPGRPPFPGMVWIPAGGFRMGSDHHYPEEAPAHDVEVAGFWIDRTPVTNAQFRSFVKATGYRTLAEQPANPALYPGANHERLAPASIVFVPPPGPLGPGSHYRWWQYLAGANWRHPEGPGSSIKRREQHPVVHVAWEDVLAYASWCGKQLPTEEEWERAAWGGLCNVEFAWGEELYPGGVPLANTFQGDFPHHNSRLDGYERTSPVGAFPANGYGLVDMIGNVWEWTDSWYGHHQQSTGGCCAAAAEVKAREASIDRHSQHGEQPRKVVKGGSYLCAPSYCRRYRPAARMAQGLDTSTGHMGFRCVVRPSELATF; encoded by the coding sequence ATGTCAGCCGGCACCGCCCGATCCCCCGGTCGTCCCCCATTCCCTGGAATGGTGTGGATACCGGCGGGCGGCTTCCGGATGGGGTCAGACCACCACTACCCCGAGGAGGCTCCGGCCCATGACGTCGAGGTTGCTGGATTCTGGATCGATCGCACTCCCGTTACTAACGCCCAGTTTCGGAGCTTTGTGAAAGCGACCGGTTACCGCACGCTGGCGGAGCAGCCAGCAAACCCCGCTCTCTATCCCGGCGCCAATCACGAACGATTAGCGCCGGCATCAATTGTTTTTGTGCCGCCCCCGGGGCCGCTAGGGCCTGGAAGCCACTACCGCTGGTGGCAATATCTTGCCGGAGCAAACTGGCGTCATCCGGAGGGGCCGGGAAGTTCGATTAAGCGCCGCGAGCAGCATCCGGTGGTCCATGTTGCCTGGGAGGACGTTTTGGCCTACGCCAGCTGGTGCGGCAAACAGTTGCCTACGGAGGAGGAATGGGAGCGGGCTGCTTGGGGCGGCCTGTGCAATGTCGAGTTTGCCTGGGGTGAAGAGCTCTATCCCGGTGGGGTGCCCCTAGCTAATACCTTTCAGGGTGATTTCCCCCACCACAACAGCCGCTTAGATGGCTACGAGCGCACCTCCCCCGTAGGCGCTTTTCCTGCCAACGGCTATGGGCTAGTCGACATGATCGGCAATGTGTGGGAGTGGACCGATAGCTGGTATGGCCACCACCAGCAGAGCACGGGAGGCTGTTGCGCCGCAGCCGCCGAAGTCAAAGCGCGTGAAGCGAGCATCGATCGCCACTCCCAGCACGGCGAGCAACCACGCAAAGTGGTTAAGGGCGGTTCTTATTTATGTGCACCTAGCTATTGCCGTCGTTACCGACCAGCAGCTCGAATGGCCCAGGGGCTTGATACCTCCACGGGCCATATGGGTTTTCGCTGTGTGGTGAGGCCTTCAGAGCTGGCGACGTTCTAA